A portion of the Equus quagga isolate Etosha38 chromosome 17, UCLA_HA_Equagga_1.0, whole genome shotgun sequence genome contains these proteins:
- the LOC124229143 gene encoding olfactory receptor 5M9-like, which produces MQNFTAVTKFILVGLTSRQELQLIFFVVFLLVYMITLLGNIGMIILISISPQFQSPMYFFLSHLSFVDVWFSSNVTPKMLENLLSETKTISYVGCLVQCYFFIALALVEVYILAVMALDRYMAICKPLLYGSKMSRTVCVRLISVPYVYGFSVSLICTLWTYGLYFCGNFEINHFYCADPPLIKIACGGVHIKEYTMIVIAGINFTYSLSAVLTSYTLIIVAVLHMRSADGSRKAFSTCGSHLTAVTMFYGTLIFMYLRQPLSVPGVDLPDKKHFLTKCNCSNHALRLDQYSSK; this is translated from the coding sequence ATGCAAAATTTCACAGCTGTGACAAAATTTATTCTTGTGGGGTTGACCAGTCGTCAGGAGCTTCAACTCATCTTTTTTGTGGTGTTCCTACTAGTTTACATGATCACCCTTTTAGGGAATATTGGTATGATCATTTTGATCAGCATCAGTCCCCAGTTTCAGAGCCCTATGTACTTTTTCTTGAGTCATTTGTCTTTTGTGGATGTGTGGTTCTCTTCCAATGTGACCCCCAAAATGCTGGAAAACTTGTTATCAGAGACAAAAACCATTTCTTATGTTGGGTGTTTGGTGCAGTGTTACTTTTTCATTGCCCTTGCCCTCGTGGAGGTCTATATCCTGGCAGTCATGGCGCTTGATCGCTacatggccatctgcaaacctctACTTTATGGCAGTAAAATGTCCAGGACTGTCTGTGTTCGGCTCATCTCTGTACCTTATGTCTATGGATTCTCTGTGAGTCTAATATGCACACTATGGACCTATGGCTTGTACTTCTGTGGAAACTTTGAAATCAACCACTTTTATTGTGCAGACCCTCCTCTCATCAAGATTGCCTGTGGGGGTGTCCACATCAAAGAATACACAATGATTGTTATTGCTGGAATTAATTTCACATATTCTCTCTCAGCGGTCCTCACCTCCTATACTCTCATCATAGTAGCTGTGCTACACATGCGCTCTGCTGATGGGAGCAGAAAGGCATTCTCTACTTGTGGGTCCCACTTGACAGCTGTTACCATGTTTTATGGGACTCTCATATTCATGTATCTCAGACAACCACTTTCAGTGCCTGGAGTGGATCTACCAGATAAGAAGCACTTTTTAACTAAGTGCAATTGCAGCAATCATGCATTAAGACTTGATCAATACAGTTCAAAATAG